The following coding sequences lie in one Zingiber officinale cultivar Zhangliang chromosome 2B, Zo_v1.1, whole genome shotgun sequence genomic window:
- the LOC122048406 gene encoding protein RALF-like 1 encodes MGSKSRSAAFFYFFLLFLFASLPCWKPASAAASPKRWAAASNETEGGGRRCSSVEEDLEEFQFDSEINRRLLAGSGFSDVGHAALNANKAACSTNGGKAYQCGARSGNKPSPRSCGQNLYRCPHK; translated from the coding sequence ATGGGGAGCAAGAGCAGATCAGCAGCCTTCTTttatttcttcctcctctttcttttTGCGTCACTACCATGCTGGAAACCGGCCTCCGCCGCCGCTTCTCCCAAGCGATGGGCGGCGGCCAGCAACGAGACAGAGGGCGGTGGTCGCCGATGCAGCTCAGTGGAGGAGGACTTGGAGGAGTTTCAATTCGATTCAGAGATCAACAGAAGACTCCTCGCCGGAAGTGGCTTCTCCGATGTCGGTCATGCAGCTCTAAATGCAAATAAGGCGGCCTGTAGTACTAACGGTGGCAAAGCGTACCAGTGTGGTGCGCGCTCCGGCAATAAACCATCCCCGCGGTCCTGCGGCCAGAATTTGTACCGTTGTCCTCACAAATGA